One Gemmatimonas sp. UBA7669 genomic window carries:
- a CDS encoding M23 family metallopeptidase: MTTSRALLVAVGCLGLGAAAVAIGRPVKERPAASVLAAGPRLSVASRWRTHVDTIRKGEPLTVALTRAGLAPEEAAEALRAASALDPRRVRAGTPITAKVSADSGTSEFTLQLAIDRVIRFTRSAQTWVEREELLPWTTDTVVVGGEVQSTLTAAIASGAQDFPERQRTELAYSLADVLEYRVDLSRDLQKGDSVRVLVERQRAPNGMVRPGAIIAARLTMSGKPVETLRFAQGTRVSYFDGEGKSMRAAFLRAPLEFRRISSVFGMRRHPILGTLRRHSGMDYAASRGTPVRALGNGRVVFAGWKGGYGKTIEIRHANGMVTRYGHLDAINVKSGSMVNIAQTIGKVGSTGLSTAPHLHFEVLVNGVHRDPRVALRNVAGEPLEARHRGEFAALKSRIFAQLDAPLGLVADRRVPVRVGGD; the protein is encoded by the coding sequence TTGACCACCTCGCGCGCGCTGCTCGTCGCTGTTGGTTGCCTCGGCCTCGGAGCAGCCGCCGTCGCGATTGGTCGTCCGGTGAAGGAACGCCCTGCTGCCAGTGTACTGGCAGCAGGGCCTCGCCTTTCCGTGGCCTCGCGTTGGCGCACCCACGTGGACACCATCCGGAAGGGTGAGCCGCTCACCGTGGCGCTTACTCGCGCCGGCCTCGCTCCTGAGGAGGCCGCCGAAGCCCTTCGCGCGGCGTCGGCCCTCGATCCGCGTCGCGTCCGTGCTGGCACGCCCATCACCGCCAAGGTGAGCGCCGACTCCGGCACCTCCGAGTTCACGCTGCAGTTGGCCATTGACCGCGTCATCCGCTTCACCCGGTCGGCCCAGACCTGGGTGGAACGCGAGGAATTGCTGCCCTGGACCACCGACACGGTCGTGGTGGGTGGCGAAGTGCAGTCCACCCTCACGGCGGCCATTGCCTCGGGGGCGCAGGACTTTCCCGAGCGCCAGCGTACCGAGCTGGCCTATTCGCTGGCCGACGTACTGGAGTACCGCGTCGATCTGAGCCGCGACTTGCAGAAGGGTGACTCCGTGCGCGTGCTCGTTGAGCGGCAGCGTGCGCCCAACGGCATGGTTCGCCCCGGTGCCATCATCGCCGCCCGCCTCACCATGTCGGGCAAGCCGGTCGAAACGCTGCGTTTTGCGCAGGGCACCCGTGTGTCCTATTTCGACGGCGAGGGCAAGTCCATGCGCGCCGCCTTCCTGCGGGCGCCGCTCGAGTTCCGTCGCATCAGCTCCGTGTTCGGCATGCGGCGTCATCCCATTCTGGGCACGCTGCGTCGTCACTCCGGCATGGACTACGCCGCCTCGCGCGGCACGCCGGTACGCGCGCTGGGCAACGGTCGCGTGGTGTTTGCCGGGTGGAAGGGTGGCTATGGCAAGACCATCGAAATCCGCCACGCCAATGGCATGGTCACCCGGTATGGCCATCTCGACGCCATCAACGTGAAGTCCGGCAGCATGGTCAACATCGCGCAGACCATTGGCAAGGTCGGCTCAACCGGCCTGTCCACGGCGCCGCATTTGCACTTCGAAGTGCTCGTCAACGGTGTGCACCGTGATCCGCGCGTCGCCCTGCGCAACGTGGCCGGCGAGCCGCTCGAGGCTCGGCATCGCGGCGAGTTTGCCGCGCTCAAGTCGCGCATCTTCGCCCAGCTCGATGCGCCCCTTGGCCTCGTGGCCGATCGACGGGTGCCGGTTCGCGTCGGAGGCGACTGA
- the ftsZ gene encoding cell division protein FtsZ, producing MTFEFEESAAQNARMKVVGVGGGGGNAVNRMIEEHLEGVEFISVNTDAQALMNSKADVKIQIGKKLTRGLGAGARPEIGRQAVEENREDTKRVLGNADLVFVTCGMGGGTGTGAAPVICQLAREGGALTVGIVTRPFLFEGRKRMRQAEEGIAEMRKHVDTMIIVPNERLLAVVGKGIPFHEALKKADEVLLHATQGISVLISETGLVNVDFADVRTVMQNGGSALMGTGIGRGENRASEAAQQAIASPLLDNVSISGATGVLVNITGGEDLTLGEVHQINDIVHDAVGDDAEIIFGAVHEPAMMGEIRVTVIATGFDRYVQQGSASAQAAVTSPFAPSPRSAPAASSESQVAAARASVLPFPAPNRTAPRPPVAPARPQFTGEPPRPSRVPPSTMSASAELDDMEIPTFIRRQMD from the coding sequence ATGACCTTCGAGTTCGAAGAGAGCGCTGCCCAAAACGCCCGCATGAAGGTCGTGGGTGTGGGTGGCGGTGGCGGCAACGCCGTCAACCGCATGATCGAGGAACACCTCGAAGGCGTTGAGTTCATATCGGTGAACACCGACGCCCAGGCGCTCATGAACTCCAAGGCCGACGTCAAGATCCAGATCGGCAAGAAGCTCACCCGTGGTCTTGGCGCCGGCGCCCGTCCCGAAATCGGACGGCAGGCCGTCGAAGAAAATCGCGAAGACACCAAGCGTGTGCTCGGCAACGCCGACCTCGTGTTCGTCACCTGCGGCATGGGTGGCGGTACGGGCACCGGCGCGGCCCCCGTCATCTGCCAGCTCGCGCGCGAAGGCGGCGCGCTCACGGTCGGTATCGTCACCCGGCCCTTCCTCTTCGAAGGCCGCAAGCGCATGCGTCAGGCCGAGGAAGGCATCGCCGAAATGCGCAAGCACGTGGACACGATGATCATCGTGCCCAACGAGCGCCTGCTGGCGGTGGTCGGGAAGGGCATCCCCTTCCACGAGGCCCTCAAGAAGGCCGACGAAGTGCTGCTGCACGCCACGCAGGGCATCTCCGTGCTCATCTCCGAGACGGGCCTCGTCAACGTCGACTTCGCCGACGTGCGCACCGTCATGCAGAACGGGGGCTCGGCCCTCATGGGCACCGGCATTGGCCGCGGAGAAAACCGCGCGTCCGAAGCCGCGCAGCAGGCCATCGCCTCGCCGCTGCTCGACAACGTGTCCATCTCCGGCGCCACGGGCGTGCTGGTCAACATCACCGGCGGCGAGGACCTCACGCTCGGTGAAGTGCACCAGATCAACGACATCGTGCACGATGCCGTGGGCGACGACGCCGAAATCATCTTCGGCGCTGTGCATGAGCCCGCCATGATGGGCGAAATCCGCGTCACCGTGATCGCCACCGGCTTCGATCGCTACGTCCAGCAGGGAAGCGCCTCGGCCCAGGCGGCGGTCACTTCGCCCTTTGCCCCTTCCCCCCGCAGCGCGCCGGCCGCATCTTCCGAATCTCAGGTCGCAGCCGCCCGGGCTTCGGTCCTGCCGTTCCCGGCGCCAAACCGGACGGCTCCGAGACCTCCGGTCGCCCCCGCTCGTCCTCAGTTTACGGGCGAACCGCCGCGACCATCGCGTGTCCCGCCTTCGACCATGTCCGCCAGTGCTGAACTGGACGACATGGAGATCCCCACGTTCATTCGGAGACAGATGGATTGA
- a CDS encoding PEP-CTERM sorting domain-containing protein: MLFPESWVPSSHGACAMMRRMMAMVAMSACALVPAGAQSGLSSIDTRVSLFLADGNTYTATPPENTPPGGGFAPLAINLLAGTGRVLTLSAEGSSFFCQNNQCLASTPDGPSIGNTNINSSGRIAGLNAASSGFLAALFLDDGLPLTAPERLTIPSIDFLTLSPLLGQTFFVGNGTTSGGVTQQFFVPDGATRLYFGIVDGGSFQGEPGFYGDNQGAYRVSYNVSAVPEPGTFGLLASGVVGLAFLRRRRA; encoded by the coding sequence ATGCTCTTCCCGGAATCTTGGGTTCCATCTTCTCACGGAGCGTGCGCGATGATGCGAAGGATGATGGCGATGGTGGCGATGTCTGCCTGCGCGCTGGTACCAGCCGGCGCGCAGAGCGGACTGAGTTCAATCGACACGAGAGTCAGCCTGTTTCTCGCTGACGGCAATACGTATACCGCCACGCCGCCGGAGAACACGCCCCCCGGCGGCGGCTTTGCCCCACTGGCGATCAACCTCCTGGCCGGCACGGGGCGCGTGCTCACGCTCAGCGCCGAAGGGTCGTCGTTCTTCTGCCAGAACAACCAGTGTCTTGCCTCGACGCCTGATGGCCCCTCGATCGGCAACACCAACATCAACTCGTCGGGCCGCATTGCCGGACTGAACGCCGCGAGCTCGGGATTTCTGGCGGCGCTCTTTCTCGACGACGGGCTGCCTCTGACCGCGCCGGAACGTCTCACCATCCCGTCGATCGACTTCCTCACGCTTTCGCCGCTGCTCGGCCAGACGTTTTTCGTGGGGAACGGCACGACCTCCGGCGGCGTGACGCAGCAGTTCTTCGTGCCTGACGGTGCAACCCGTCTCTACTTCGGCATCGTCGACGGTGGCAGCTTCCAGGGTGAGCCGGGCTTTTACGGCGACAACCAGGGCGCGTATCGCGTGTCATACAACGTCAGCGCCGTCCCCGAGCCGGGCACCTTCGGGTTGCTCGCGAGCGGCGTGGTCGGCCTCGCGTTCCTGCGCCGCCGGCGCGCATGA
- a CDS encoding M14 family zinc carboxypeptidase yields the protein MSHVGRIRRSLSALLCAPLLALPLGLSAQQASLDTRDPNQKQDPTFEQAQKEWLANKKHISPLVDHLPIVPGIPTPRDFLGYHVGAPRILTYYEKQLAYYRALAAATPRVRVESIGRSDEGRELVVVWIASEANFARLEQNKKNLAKIADPRGLSDADIKTLLADTKPHYHLMGGLHSGETGPSEMLMELAYRLATETSPIVSQIRDQLYVSITPAADADGRDRNVDWFLRNQELFAARPGDTTSTAGRAPAGAVPYWGKYVYHDNNRDINIKLVQMRAIIDWYFTAFPPIMHDLHESLPLLYTYTGGPPQNPNLDPILFAELPWFGNWEMAQMTKWGMPGVYTHAFMDGWSPGYLGSVAYNHNGLMKMYETQSGRDLDSAAMAAAQRPGPTTAAAAGGAGGGGRGGNVPTGRGGAQDREWYRGNPIGFNDVATFTRRSNANYMQTGVLSALQLASMFPKTVLENFYMKTRNSIEHGKTTAPYGYVIPLQRDMTKVAELVNVLRIQRIEVGVANAPVKIGTVTYPAGSYVIKRDQPYGRLAKNLLEKQQYPDARLSTYDDSGWSMGYAFGVDVVEVADSTLLKVPTTLVSKVVPKGKVTGSGNAAIAVAHLGSNHMVTLRYLLRNVPMQVAEASFQAGDTTYPAGSFIIDGKHANAVRKLVDSLGLTAAMLPAAPKVATHNADVPRIAIYSQWSGTQSLGWYRLTFDEFKVPFDLIYKERVVKGNLRRDYDVILVAEQNLSKATVMAKPASRPVPYKKDPKYKFMGMYGETDDITGGFGQEGVDAFQSFLEQGGTLIAIGESARMPIEFGWVRTVDKTPVPGLTAQRPLVEAEIVRPEHPAMYGFGKTTIPVKYVGGTPFKVGIADEANVVARYVGGDKAVLSGLMTGADSLKNRPFVVDVPDAVKGRGRVIMFANNPIYRWQNHGEFNMVFNSLVNWNDVVAPQPKKPVTTMD from the coding sequence GTGTCTCACGTCGGACGCATTCGCCGTTCCCTCTCGGCGCTGCTCTGTGCCCCGCTGCTGGCCCTGCCGCTGGGGCTCTCGGCCCAACAGGCCTCACTCGATACCCGCGATCCCAATCAGAAGCAGGATCCCACCTTCGAGCAGGCGCAGAAGGAGTGGCTGGCCAACAAGAAGCACATCAGCCCCCTGGTCGATCACCTGCCCATCGTGCCCGGCATTCCCACGCCGCGCGACTTTCTGGGTTACCACGTCGGCGCGCCGCGCATTCTCACGTACTACGAGAAGCAGCTGGCCTACTATCGCGCCTTGGCGGCCGCCACGCCGCGTGTGCGCGTGGAGTCCATTGGGCGCTCCGACGAAGGCCGCGAACTGGTCGTGGTGTGGATTGCCAGCGAAGCCAACTTCGCGCGCCTCGAGCAGAACAAGAAGAACCTCGCCAAAATCGCCGACCCGCGTGGCCTGAGCGACGCGGACATCAAGACGCTGCTGGCCGACACGAAGCCGCACTATCACCTCATGGGTGGCCTGCACAGCGGCGAAACGGGCCCCTCGGAAATGCTGATGGAGCTCGCGTACCGTCTGGCCACGGAAACGTCGCCCATCGTGAGCCAGATCCGCGATCAGCTCTACGTGTCCATCACGCCGGCAGCTGACGCCGATGGCCGCGACCGCAACGTGGATTGGTTCCTGCGCAACCAGGAGCTCTTTGCCGCGCGTCCGGGTGACACCACGTCCACAGCGGGTCGCGCACCGGCCGGTGCCGTGCCCTACTGGGGCAAGTACGTGTACCACGACAACAATCGCGACATCAACATCAAGCTGGTGCAGATGCGCGCGATCATCGATTGGTATTTCACGGCGTTCCCCCCCATCATGCACGACCTGCATGAGTCGCTGCCGCTGCTGTACACCTACACGGGTGGACCGCCGCAGAATCCCAATCTCGATCCCATTCTGTTTGCCGAGCTGCCGTGGTTTGGCAACTGGGAAATGGCGCAGATGACCAAGTGGGGCATGCCGGGTGTGTACACGCACGCCTTCATGGACGGTTGGAGCCCGGGCTATCTGGGCTCGGTGGCGTACAACCACAACGGGCTCATGAAGATGTACGAGACGCAGTCAGGTCGGGATCTCGACAGCGCGGCCATGGCGGCTGCGCAGCGTCCGGGCCCCACCACGGCGGCTGCAGCAGGTGGCGCCGGTGGCGGCGGACGTGGCGGCAACGTGCCCACGGGCCGCGGCGGGGCGCAGGATCGCGAGTGGTATCGCGGCAATCCCATTGGCTTCAACGACGTGGCCACGTTCACGCGTCGCTCCAACGCCAATTACATGCAGACCGGTGTGCTGTCGGCGCTGCAGCTCGCGAGCATGTTCCCCAAGACCGTGCTCGAAAACTTTTACATGAAGACGCGCAACAGCATCGAGCACGGCAAGACTACCGCGCCCTATGGCTACGTCATTCCGCTGCAGCGTGACATGACCAAGGTGGCGGAGCTCGTGAATGTGCTGCGCATTCAGCGCATCGAAGTGGGCGTGGCCAACGCGCCGGTCAAGATCGGCACCGTCACCTATCCCGCCGGCTCCTACGTCATCAAGCGCGATCAGCCCTACGGTCGTCTTGCCAAGAACCTCCTGGAGAAGCAGCAGTATCCCGACGCGCGCCTCTCCACCTACGACGACAGCGGTTGGAGCATGGGCTACGCCTTTGGCGTGGACGTGGTGGAAGTGGCCGACTCCACCTTGCTCAAGGTGCCCACCACGCTCGTGAGCAAGGTCGTGCCCAAGGGCAAAGTCACAGGCAGCGGCAACGCGGCCATCGCCGTGGCGCACCTGGGCAGCAACCACATGGTCACGCTGCGCTATTTGCTGCGCAACGTGCCCATGCAGGTGGCTGAGGCCAGCTTCCAGGCGGGCGATACCACGTATCCCGCGGGCTCGTTCATCATCGACGGCAAGCACGCCAACGCCGTGCGCAAGCTGGTGGACTCGCTCGGTCTCACGGCGGCCATGTTGCCGGCGGCGCCCAAGGTGGCCACGCACAACGCCGACGTGCCGCGCATCGCCATCTACTCGCAGTGGTCCGGCACGCAGAGCCTGGGCTGGTATCGCCTCACCTTCGACGAGTTCAAGGTGCCCTTCGACCTCATTTACAAGGAGCGGGTGGTCAAGGGCAATCTGCGTCGCGACTACGACGTCATCCTCGTGGCCGAGCAGAACCTGAGCAAGGCCACGGTCATGGCCAAGCCTGCGTCGCGTCCGGTGCCGTACAAGAAGGATCCCAAGTACAAGTTCATGGGCATGTACGGCGAGACCGATGACATCACGGGCGGTTTTGGTCAGGAAGGCGTGGATGCCTTCCAGAGCTTCCTCGAGCAGGGTGGCACTCTCATCGCCATTGGGGAGAGCGCGCGCATGCCCATCGAGTTCGGCTGGGTGCGCACCGTGGACAAGACGCCGGTGCCAGGGCTCACGGCGCAGCGTCCGCTGGTGGAGGCGGAAATTGTGCGGCCTGAGCATCCGGCCATGTACGGCTTCGGCAAGACCACGATTCCGGTCAAGTACGTGGGCGGCACGCCGTTCAAGGTGGGCATTGCCGACGAGGCCAACGTGGTGGCGCGCTACGTGGGCGGCGACAAGGCGGTGCTCTCGGGGCTCATGACGGGCGCCGACTCGCTCAAGAACCGCCCCTTCGTGGTGGACGTGCCCGACGCGGTGAAGGGCCGGGGCCGCGTGATCATGTTTGCCAACAATCCCATCTACCGCTGGCAGAACCACGGCGAGTTCAACATGGTCTTCAACAGCCTGGTGAACTGGAACGACGTCGTGGCTCCGCAGCCCAAGAAGCCGGTAACGACCATGGACTGA
- a CDS encoding ATP-binding protein, whose amino-acid sequence MLVPAPRVGRSPTSDFTVLLSLVGGLLLWLVLASYSLGRAQQKAGLRLQREVALYVAATAGPSSGLAPARDASALDASARDASVRDAMQRLLDSTGLALEPVAARGETISAGQPLAELASAGARQTVVRRSDTPGLPMAPGMSQALQVFVSVGLALTCILGAWVLLRLQREHLSTTQRSNFVRVVSHELRTPLAQILLFAETLRLGRTRNEAERDLAIRAIDQEARRLSRLVENVLRFTRIEHGTHALSLEAVEVRSVVTDVATQFAPLVSDVRIETHLPAASVRALADADALRQVLLNLLDNAVKYGPTSQVVRVTVHAAGSQVEVYVDDEGPGVADADRERLWHAFERGPQRSADDGGLRRPDAGTGLGLTIVRTLVEGMDGHVACTARPDGARGARFLVTLRSAESLRVASAA is encoded by the coding sequence ATGCTCGTCCCTGCCCCACGTGTGGGCCGCTCCCCCACCTCGGACTTCACCGTGCTGCTCAGCCTCGTGGGGGGGCTGCTGCTCTGGCTGGTGCTGGCGTCCTACAGCCTGGGACGGGCGCAGCAGAAGGCGGGGCTTCGCCTGCAGCGTGAGGTGGCCTTGTACGTGGCGGCAACGGCCGGTCCCAGCTCCGGACTGGCACCTGCGCGCGACGCGTCAGCGCTCGACGCGTCAGCGCGCGACGCGTCAGTGCGCGACGCGATGCAGCGTCTGCTCGACAGCACCGGCCTGGCGCTGGAGCCCGTGGCGGCTCGCGGCGAGACCATCAGCGCGGGCCAGCCGCTGGCGGAGTTGGCATCCGCCGGGGCGCGGCAGACCGTCGTGCGCCGGAGTGACACACCGGGCTTGCCCATGGCACCCGGCATGTCGCAGGCGCTGCAGGTGTTCGTGAGCGTAGGCTTGGCCCTCACCTGCATTCTGGGTGCGTGGGTGCTGCTGCGCCTGCAGCGTGAGCATCTGTCCACCACCCAGCGCTCCAACTTCGTGCGTGTGGTGTCGCACGAACTGCGCACCCCACTCGCGCAGATTCTGCTCTTTGCGGAAACCTTGCGTCTTGGACGCACGCGCAACGAGGCCGAGCGCGATCTCGCCATCCGCGCCATAGATCAGGAAGCACGTCGGCTCTCGCGGCTGGTGGAGAACGTGCTGCGCTTCACACGCATTGAACATGGCACACACGCGCTGAGTCTCGAGGCCGTGGAGGTGCGCAGCGTGGTGACGGACGTCGCCACGCAATTCGCGCCGCTGGTATCCGATGTGCGCATCGAAACGCACTTGCCCGCGGCCTCGGTGCGCGCGCTCGCTGATGCCGACGCGCTGCGGCAGGTGCTGCTCAACCTGCTGGACAACGCGGTCAAGTACGGGCCCACATCACAGGTGGTACGGGTGACCGTGCATGCCGCCGGCTCCCAGGTGGAGGTCTACGTGGACGATGAAGGACCGGGCGTGGCCGATGCCGACCGTGAACGCCTGTGGCACGCCTTCGAGCGGGGCCCGCAGCGCTCGGCAGACGATGGTGGCCTGCGGCGTCCCGACGCCGGCACCGGGCTTGGTCTCACCATTGTGCGCACCCTGGTGGAGGGCATGGACGGCCACGTGGCCTGCACCGCGCGGCCCGATGGGGCGCGTGGCGCACGTTTTCTGGTGACGCTGCGCAGCGCCGAGTCCCTGCGCGTGGCGAGCGCCGCCTGA
- a CDS encoding response regulator transcription factor, producing MSPAPPILLVEDNALLAAGVRSNLEFEGYEVLACDTGREGLRLAYEACPALIILDVLLPDTDGFRVLRELRDHGISTPVLMLTALGEEADKVRGFRFGADDYVTKPFGLMELMARVAALLRRAQGTPAPATIPDTAAAAELSAAVHIGPIAVDVATRTVTRDGTVVPLRPREFDLLLALLRRDGRLVSRDTLLREVWGYGDQVQSRTVDTHMAELRRKLEDDPAAPQWLLTVRKAGYRLAVDDTADARRTPAARERP from the coding sequence ATGAGCCCAGCCCCCCCGATTCTGCTGGTGGAAGACAACGCCCTCTTGGCCGCCGGCGTGCGCAGCAACCTCGAATTCGAAGGCTACGAGGTGCTCGCGTGCGACACGGGGCGTGAGGGGCTGCGTCTGGCCTACGAGGCCTGTCCGGCGCTGATCATCCTCGATGTGCTGCTGCCCGACACCGACGGGTTCCGGGTGCTGCGGGAGTTGCGCGATCATGGCATCAGCACGCCCGTTCTGATGCTCACGGCCCTCGGTGAAGAGGCCGACAAGGTGCGCGGGTTTCGCTTTGGCGCCGATGACTATGTCACCAAACCGTTCGGGCTGATGGAGCTGATGGCCCGTGTGGCGGCCCTGCTGCGCCGGGCGCAGGGTACTCCCGCGCCAGCCACAATCCCGGACACGGCGGCAGCCGCTGAGCTGAGTGCTGCGGTGCATATTGGCCCGATTGCGGTCGATGTCGCCACGCGCACGGTGACGCGTGACGGAACCGTGGTGCCGTTGCGTCCACGCGAATTTGACTTGCTGCTGGCCCTGCTCCGCCGCGACGGACGCCTTGTGTCCCGCGACACGCTGTTGCGTGAAGTGTGGGGGTACGGCGACCAGGTGCAGAGTCGCACGGTGGACACCCACATGGCCGAACTGCGGCGCAAGCTGGAAGACGATCCGGCTGCGCCGCAGTGGCTCCTCACGGTGCGAAAGGCCGGTTACCGGCTGGCGGTGGACGACACGGCCGATGCGCGTCGCACGCCGGCTGCGCGTGAGCGGCCGTAG
- a CDS encoding amino acid permease, translating to MARSAPPTSSLFVRKPLAALQAEAERGLLARSLGVRELTALGIGSVIGTGIFVFTGVAASQHAGPALVISMLLSAVACALAGLCYAEFAALVPVAGSAYTYAYATVGEVFAWIIGWDLVLEYALATATIAVGWSGYLVSFLRDLGLHIPLALTGAPGTALRAPDGATATGLFNLPAALIVFVVAALLIRGIKQSAGVNTVLVVLKCCVLLVFIGVGAQYVRAENLTPFLPANEGTFGAFGWSGVLRGAGIMFFAYVGFDSVSTAAQEARNPQRDMPRGMLGSLAICTVIYVGVAIVLTGIVPYAQLNVPDPLAVGIDATGVRWLSPFIKVSALFGLFSTMIVTMLGQTRVFFSMSRDGLLPGLFSQVHPRFRTPHRSTALVAVVIAAVAGFTPISTLGELTSIGTLLAFVLVSIGVIVLRRTEPNAPRPFRTPFVPWVPLGAAFACLLQMVSLPLDTWLRLIAWLALGFVVYFAYGRSRAAGVRRASAVSSTASR from the coding sequence ATGGCACGGTCTGCACCACCCACCAGTTCGCTGTTCGTCCGCAAGCCACTTGCCGCCCTGCAGGCGGAGGCGGAACGCGGCCTGCTCGCCCGTTCACTCGGCGTGCGAGAGCTCACGGCCCTCGGCATTGGCTCGGTCATCGGCACCGGCATCTTCGTCTTCACCGGGGTGGCGGCCTCGCAGCACGCCGGTCCGGCCCTCGTCATCAGCATGCTGCTCTCGGCGGTGGCCTGTGCGCTGGCGGGCTTGTGTTATGCCGAGTTTGCGGCGCTCGTGCCTGTGGCGGGCAGCGCCTACACCTATGCCTATGCTACCGTGGGCGAAGTGTTCGCGTGGATCATCGGCTGGGACCTGGTGCTCGAGTACGCACTGGCCACGGCCACCATTGCCGTGGGCTGGTCGGGCTATCTCGTGAGTTTTCTGCGCGATCTGGGGTTGCATATACCCTTGGCACTGACCGGCGCGCCCGGCACGGCGCTGCGCGCGCCCGATGGCGCCACGGCCACCGGCCTGTTCAACTTGCCAGCCGCCTTGATCGTGTTTGTGGTGGCGGCCTTGCTCATTCGTGGCATCAAGCAGTCGGCCGGTGTGAACACGGTGCTGGTGGTGCTCAAGTGCTGTGTGCTACTGGTGTTCATCGGCGTGGGGGCGCAGTACGTGCGCGCCGAAAATCTCACGCCTTTCCTGCCGGCCAATGAGGGCACGTTTGGCGCCTTTGGTTGGAGCGGTGTGCTGCGCGGCGCGGGCATCATGTTCTTTGCCTACGTGGGCTTCGACTCCGTGTCGACCGCGGCGCAGGAGGCGCGCAACCCGCAGCGCGACATGCCACGCGGCATGCTGGGCAGTCTCGCCATCTGCACCGTGATTTATGTGGGCGTGGCCATCGTGCTCACCGGCATTGTGCCCTATGCGCAGCTCAATGTGCCCGACCCGCTGGCTGTGGGTATCGATGCCACCGGCGTGCGCTGGCTCAGCCCCTTCATCAAGGTCAGCGCCCTGTTCGGCCTCTTCAGCACGATGATCGTGACCATGCTGGGGCAGACGCGCGTGTTTTTCAGCATGAGCCGGGATGGTCTGCTGCCCGGACTCTTTTCGCAGGTGCATCCGCGATTCCGCACGCCGCATCGCTCCACGGCCTTGGTGGCCGTGGTCATTGCAGCGGTGGCGGGCTTTACACCCATCAGCACGCTGGGCGAGCTCACCAGCATCGGGACCTTGCTGGCCTTCGTGCTGGTGTCCATCGGCGTGATCGTGCTGCGGCGCACCGAGCCCAATGCCCCGCGCCCCTTCCGCACGCCCTTCGTGCCCTGGGTGCCACTGGGCGCCGCCTTTGCCTGTCTGTTGCAGATGGTGAGCCTGCCGCTCGACACCTGGCTGCGACTCATTGCCTGGCTGGCACTGGGCTTCGTGGTGTATTTCGCCTACGGCCGCTCACGCGCAGCCGGCGTGCGACGCGCATCGGCCGTGTCGTCCACCGCCAGCCGGTAA
- a CDS encoding GlxA family transcriptional regulator — MTRNRSIRATIPGTSTRHVSLLAIPDAVLSTLSGVFDVMNAFAFMTPAPGAAPAPPPFQVDIVGAARGPLMLASGVPTMVQRAVDEVRSTDIVIVPSILLGPEGWQIGRYPALVAWLRAMHAQGAILCSACSGIFLLGETGLFDAQHATVHFGYAEAFRRAHPQVQVHPERVLVVSGGRDDLVSSGASMAWHDLVLYLIARFAGAVAAQEVARSFALQWHQDGLTPYMVFEGRRDHGDAEIVQAQTWLDAHYQVANPVEEMIRQSRLAPRTFKRRFTVATGVAPIVYVQSLRVEQAKRRLERTDVPVEQVGWQVGYEDPAFFRRLFKRVTGLSPGTYRKRFAIPSFADASRSPISGTTLTQQPMR; from the coding sequence ATGACCCGGAACCGGTCCATTCGTGCCACCATCCCCGGCACCAGCACTCGCCATGTGAGCCTGCTGGCCATCCCGGACGCCGTGCTGTCCACGCTCAGCGGCGTCTTCGACGTCATGAATGCCTTTGCGTTCATGACGCCGGCGCCAGGGGCGGCGCCCGCACCGCCGCCGTTCCAGGTGGACATCGTGGGCGCAGCGCGCGGCCCCCTCATGCTGGCCAGTGGGGTGCCGACCATGGTGCAGCGTGCCGTCGACGAGGTGCGCAGCACCGACATCGTCATCGTGCCATCCATTCTGCTCGGGCCCGAAGGTTGGCAGATCGGCCGCTATCCCGCACTCGTGGCATGGTTGCGCGCCATGCACGCGCAGGGGGCAATTCTCTGCTCGGCCTGCTCCGGAATCTTTCTCCTCGGGGAAACCGGCCTGTTCGATGCACAGCATGCCACGGTGCACTTCGGGTACGCCGAGGCTTTCCGTCGCGCGCACCCGCAGGTGCAGGTGCATCCGGAACGGGTGCTCGTTGTGTCAGGCGGCCGTGATGATCTGGTGAGCTCCGGTGCGTCCATGGCGTGGCACGACCTCGTGCTGTACCTCATCGCGCGCTTCGCCGGTGCGGTGGCGGCGCAGGAAGTGGCGCGGTCCTTTGCGCTGCAGTGGCATCAGGATGGTCTCACGCCCTACATGGTCTTCGAAGGTCGGCGGGATCACGGGGACGCCGAGATCGTGCAGGCGCAAACCTGGCTCGATGCGCACTACCAGGTTGCGAACCCCGTCGAAGAAATGATTCGGCAGTCGCGCCTCGCGCCGCGCACCTTCAAACGCCGCTTCACCGTGGCCACTGGCGTGGCCCCCATTGTGTACGTGCAATCGCTGCGTGTGGAGCAGGCCAAGCGACGACTCGAGCGCACCGATGTACCGGTGGAGCAGGTGGGCTGGCAGGTGGGATACGAGGACCCCGCCTTCTTCCGACGATTGTTCAAACGGGTCACGGGCCTTTCGCCAGGTACGTATCGCAAGCGCTTCGCCATTCCATCGTTTGCCGACGCGTCGCGCTCACCGATCTCTGGCACAACGCTGACACAGCAGCCGATGCGCTGA